In Clostridium sp., one DNA window encodes the following:
- a CDS encoding aspartate aminotransferase family protein, with protein sequence MSSLYERSLKVMPPVAKRATKLGVVKGKGAYLYTEDGRKMLDFASGVAVCNLGHNNDSVIKAAEEQMRQLIHGGHNVVYYESYVRLAEKLVELTGNDTMVYFSNSGAEANEGAIKLAKYVTGRSAIISFKGSFHGRTLGTVSITGSDSKYRKNYEGLLPSVYFAEYPYCFRCPYKQKMESCSMECTEQFEEDIFKRLVDPYSVAAIIMEPVQGEGGYIVPPEKFVEYVRKVCDKYGIYLIFDEIQTGFGRTGKMFAQENFSVRPDIFTCAKSIASGFPLSAVIGKKKIMEKWPSGAHGGTFGGNPVACAAAIATIDELQKGIISHGREMGDYLKERLLELKDKYPIIGDVRGMGLMIGMEFCDINKVPCSEIVDDIIEFAIENNLILLSCGTYHNVIRFIAPLIVSKDEIDSALTIVEKGITEYMKFHTNI encoded by the coding sequence TTGAGTAGTTTATATGAACGGAGTTTGAAGGTTATGCCTCCTGTTGCTAAAAGAGCGACTAAATTGGGTGTTGTAAAAGGCAAGGGTGCTTATTTGTATACGGAAGATGGAAGGAAAATGCTTGATTTTGCAAGCGGAGTGGCAGTTTGTAATTTAGGGCATAATAATGATTCAGTCATAAAGGCAGCTGAAGAACAGATGAGACAGCTGATCCACGGAGGACATAATGTAGTATATTATGAATCTTATGTCAGACTTGCAGAAAAATTAGTGGAGCTGACGGGAAATGATACTATGGTTTATTTTAGCAACAGCGGTGCGGAAGCAAATGAAGGAGCAATAAAACTGGCAAAGTATGTTACAGGAAGAAGTGCCATTATTTCTTTTAAAGGGTCGTTTCATGGCAGAACTCTGGGAACTGTGTCCATAACCGGTTCAGATTCAAAATACAGAAAAAATTATGAGGGACTTCTGCCAAGTGTATATTTTGCAGAGTATCCCTATTGTTTCAGATGTCCATATAAGCAGAAAATGGAATCATGCAGCATGGAGTGTACAGAACAGTTTGAAGAAGACATTTTTAAAAGACTTGTTGATCCTTATAGTGTTGCTGCAATTATAATGGAACCTGTTCAGGGGGAAGGTGGATATATAGTTCCTCCCGAAAAATTTGTAGAGTATGTTAGGAAAGTATGTGACAAGTATGGAATATATCTTATATTTGATGAAATACAGACAGGGTTTGGAAGAACAGGTAAAATGTTTGCACAAGAAAATTTTTCTGTCAGACCCGATATATTTACATGCGCAAAGTCAATAGCATCGGGTTTTCCTTTAAGTGCTGTCATCGGTAAAAAGAAAATTATGGAGAAATGGCCTTCTGGAGCTCACGGAGGAACTTTTGGGGGGAATCCTGTTGCCTGTGCTGCTGCTATAGCTACCATAGATGAACTGCAAAAAGGAATTATTTCACATGGCAGGGAAATGGGTGACTATTTAAAAGAAAGACTGCTTGAATTAAAAGACAAGTATCCAATTATAGGCGATGTAAGAGGAATGGGACTTATGATAGGCATGGAATTTTGTGATATCAACAAGGTACCTTGCAGTGAAATAGTAGATGATATTATTGAATTTGCCATTGAGAATAATCTTATACTTTTATCCTGTGGAACTTATCATAATGTAATAAGATTTATAGCACCGCTCATTGTTTCAAAGGATGAAATAGACAGTGCATTAACTATTGTGGAGAAAGGTATAACTGAGTACATGAAATTTCATACCAATATATAA
- a CDS encoding GntR family transcriptional regulator translates to MNGLPRIGTKISLTDKAYETIKDAIMTNYFKPGELLIEEKLAEKLAISRTPLRAALKRLAYEHLVDINSSRNVIVSNVSQQDVEKITVVRQALEPVAVLSLENKIKGTQVEDLRKIVEREEEASIKKEYDELIKMEYEFHVSIAKFTDNEWIYEMVKNINTIIQRFLILSGSLNRYNKLAIEEHGEILKEIENGRYNKAAENMKIHIIKVSNRMLK, encoded by the coding sequence TTGAATGGATTACCCAGGATAGGAACAAAAATTTCATTGACTGATAAGGCGTATGAAACTATTAAAGATGCCATTATGACAAATTACTTCAAACCTGGAGAATTATTGATAGAAGAAAAGCTGGCAGAGAAGCTGGCAATAAGCAGAACTCCTTTGAGAGCGGCCTTAAAGCGGCTGGCATATGAGCATCTGGTGGATATAAATTCTTCGAGAAATGTTATCGTATCGAATGTGAGCCAGCAGGATGTTGAAAAGATAACTGTTGTTAGACAGGCATTGGAACCAGTTGCTGTATTGAGCCTTGAAAATAAAATAAAAGGAACACAGGTTGAAGATTTAAGGAAAATAGTAGAAAGGGAAGAGGAAGCATCAATAAAAAAAGAGTATGATGAACTTATAAAGATGGAATACGAATTTCATGTAAGCATAGCAAAATTTACTGATAATGAATGGATATATGAAATGGTAAAAAACATCAATACTATAATTCAGAGATTTCTCATATTATCTGGAAGTCTGAATCGATATAATAAACTTGCAATTGAGGAACATGGAGAAATACTGAAGGAGATAGAAAATGGAAGATACAATAAAGCCGCAGAGAATATGAAAATACATATAATCAAAGTATCTAACAGGATGTTGAAATAG
- a CDS encoding pyridoxal phosphate-dependent aminotransferase, with product MEHRFISKKHWKDAVTIMDESTKKFIKQEDVIDLSLGVPDFITDWEISEKAMEDAKKGHTKYTESAGDPELIREIVKLYNEKYDLAFKSEEIMTVVGACHGAYLSLQAVLDDGDEVIVHAPYFTPYEEQIKMAGGKMIVIDTSEDNEFNIDADKLKSSITPRTKALMLNYPNNPTGAVFDRKLLEEIAQIAVDNDLLVISDEIYDVFDYENKFVPMVSLPGMKERTITLGSFSKGYAMSGWRIGFVIAPDFIINCMKSINENICYSAPSISQRAAIYALRMRKRIQPLMIEEFKNRLNYCYKRINSIEGMSVMKPKAGIYLFPNIKETGMTSLEFSNLLLQEAKVIVIPGTAFGKCGEGHVRIACTVGAEKLKKAFDRIEKVLNKVKIEF from the coding sequence ATGGAACATAGGTTTATTTCAAAAAAGCATTGGAAAGATGCAGTTACCATCATGGATGAATCTACAAAGAAGTTTATAAAACAAGAAGATGTAATAGACTTGAGTCTCGGTGTACCTGATTTTATAACTGATTGGGAAATAAGTGAAAAAGCAATGGAAGATGCTAAAAAAGGACATACCAAATATACGGAATCGGCAGGAGATCCTGAATTGATACGGGAAATAGTAAAATTGTACAATGAGAAATATGATTTGGCATTTAAAAGTGAAGAAATAATGACTGTAGTTGGTGCATGTCATGGAGCATATCTTTCATTGCAGGCAGTACTTGACGATGGTGATGAGGTTATAGTACATGCTCCCTATTTTACACCATATGAAGAACAGATAAAGATGGCAGGAGGAAAGATGATCGTAATTGATACCTCTGAAGATAATGAATTTAACATAGATGCAGATAAATTAAAATCAAGTATAACTCCAAGAACAAAAGCTTTGATGCTGAATTATCCCAATAATCCTACGGGAGCCGTATTTGACAGGAAACTGCTTGAGGAAATAGCCCAAATTGCGGTAGATAATGATCTATTGGTAATATCAGATGAGATATATGATGTTTTTGATTATGAAAATAAATTTGTGCCAATGGTATCACTCCCTGGAATGAAGGAAAGGACTATAACTCTGGGAAGTTTTTCAAAGGGATATGCCATGAGCGGGTGGAGAATAGGTTTTGTTATAGCACCTGATTTTATAATAAATTGTATGAAAAGTATCAATGAGAATATATGCTATTCAGCACCCTCTATATCTCAAAGGGCTGCCATATATGCATTGAGAATGAGAAAGAGGATACAGCCCTTAATGATAGAAGAATTTAAAAATAGATTGAACTATTGTTATAAAAGGATAAACTCAATTGAAGGAATGAGTGTGATGAAACCTAAAGCAGGTATATATCTATTCCCGAATATCAAAGAAACAGGAATGACTTCCCTGGAATTTTCTAATCTTCTGCTGCAGGAAGCAAAAGTTATTGTTATACCGGGTACAGCTTTTGGAAAATGTGGAGAGGGACATGTAAGAATAGCCTGTACCGTAGGAGCTGAAAAACTCAAGAAGGCTTTTGACAGGATTGAAAAAGTCTTGAATAAAGTGAAGATTGAATTTTAG
- a CDS encoding HD domain-containing protein, translating into MSEISSTVIKKMITYFGNDIKRINHALKVYSFSKTIGELEKLDDHQMFILELASILHDIGIKESERKYNSSAGNYQEIEGPPVARKLLEDIELNNNVVDRICFLIGNHHSYNKIDGIDLQILIESDFLVNAYEDNLKRPDINYMNHKYFKTPSGKEFLRSMYL; encoded by the coding sequence ATGTCAGAAATATCTAGTACGGTAATTAAAAAGATGATAACTTATTTTGGAAATGATATTAAAAGAATAAATCATGCTTTAAAAGTATACAGCTTCAGTAAAACCATAGGTGAACTAGAAAAATTGGATGATCACCAGATGTTCATACTTGAACTGGCTTCTATTCTTCATGATATAGGCATTAAGGAAAGTGAGAGAAAATATAACAGCTCGGCAGGAAATTATCAGGAAATTGAAGGTCCCCCTGTAGCTAGAAAATTACTCGAAGATATTGAATTGAATAATAATGTGGTAGACAGAATATGCTTTTTAATAGGCAATCATCACAGCTATAATAAAATTGACGGAATAGATCTTCAGATACTTATTGAAAGTGATTTTTTAGTCAATGCCTACGAAGATAATCTAAAAAGACCTGATATAAACTATATGAACCACAAATATTTTAAAACTCCTTCAGGGAAGGAATTTTTAAGATCAATGTATCTATAA
- a CDS encoding dimethylarginine dimethylaminohydrolase family protein encodes MNKGFVRNSTGILKKVLLCPPDYMKLQPINVIANKWIEQNKGLDIEKCIEEHRELVSIYKENGIEVELMEPKEEITNEVFARDFGGCVYEGYILGKFKEKIRFRETEEYEKEMEKIGVPCVARVEKGIFEGGDFWFLDDNTLAIGTVARTNETGIQEIREGLNKFGYSVVPVKCPQENLHLDMCFNIVAEKMAVVCRRALPDSFIEILNKRGFMLIDIPQEGVFKHQCNLQSIGNGKVISLKSNTEVNRKLRANGLDVLELNASEILKSGGGPHCMTFPLIRI; translated from the coding sequence ATGAACAAGGGTTTTGTAAGAAATTCAACGGGTATATTGAAAAAGGTGCTGCTGTGTCCGCCGGATTATATGAAGCTGCAGCCTATTAACGTTATTGCAAACAAATGGATTGAACAGAATAAAGGGCTGGATATAGAGAAGTGTATTGAGGAACACAGGGAACTCGTAAGTATATATAAAGAAAATGGCATAGAAGTTGAGTTGATGGAACCGAAAGAAGAAATAACAAATGAAGTTTTTGCGAGAGATTTTGGCGGCTGCGTATACGAAGGATATATATTGGGAAAATTTAAAGAAAAAATCAGATTTAGGGAAACAGAAGAATATGAAAAAGAAATGGAGAAAATAGGTGTTCCATGTGTGGCAAGAGTGGAAAAAGGAATTTTTGAAGGTGGAGATTTTTGGTTTTTGGATGATAATACTCTTGCTATTGGAACAGTGGCAAGAACAAATGAAACTGGCATACAGGAAATAAGGGAAGGATTAAATAAATTTGGTTATAGTGTAGTACCTGTCAAATGTCCGCAAGAAAATCTGCATCTTGACATGTGCTTTAATATAGTGGCAGAGAAAATGGCAGTAGTATGCAGACGGGCATTACCGGATTCTTTCATTGAAATACTGAACAAGAGAGGATTTATGTTGATTGATATTCCACAGGAAGGTGTTTTCAAGCATCAGTGTAATTTACAATCCATAGGCAATGGAAAAGTTATATCATTGAAATCAAATACTGAAGTTAATAGAAAACTGAGAGCAAATGGACTGGATGTATTAGAATTGAATGCAAGTGAGATATTGAAAAGCGGTGGAGGGCCTCACTGTATGACATTTCCGCTGATCAGGATTTAA